A part of Ziziphus jujuba cultivar Dongzao chromosome 8, ASM3175591v1 genomic DNA contains:
- the LOC107413657 gene encoding F-box protein SKIP23: protein MVSTPSSMWPSLPPEILEEIAMRLESRTDILHLRAVCTAWRASIPLPSKNPHNLSFSIASNNWAISGHFLVRERTVYCIQPLKKISSFFTNNNNNNNWLVNIEERDFGKVRATAPFSLCKIIPNWDKFSMIGGLSKKVINLLDYKVREVGKSYYLLFNLDFFKNVVVGRCNNEDGFWVMFIHFGKLRFWKMGDEKWTQVDDGSGQSNYVHIALHNGTIYAVDYTGLTIAVDPLSLEVTQVASHPYLGFHKYLVNSLGDLFLIDKVEDSSGGGEPCLKVYKLDEKRGEWIPVNSLGDQVILLMGSGCCCSVSAKDFGGLRRNCVYFGDHYFRDVQNDFPRWPVGFFDFEYNVVQPLKSVDIKIFLPKPAWLS, encoded by the coding sequence ATGGTTTCAACTCCATCATCAATGTGGCCATCCCTCCCACCAGAAATCCTTGAAGAGATTGCGATGCGTCTGGAGAGTCGTACGGACATCCTCCATCTACGCGCTGTTTGTACCGCTTGGCGTGCTTCAATCCCTCTTCCATCAAAAAACCCCCACAACCTTTCATTTTCAATCGCTTCCAACAATTGGGCCATTAGCGGTCACTTTCTAGTTAGAGAGAGAACTGTCTATTGTATACAACCTTTGAAAAAGATTTCAAGCTTTttcaccaacaacaacaacaacaacaactggCTTGTCAATATTGAAGAGAGAGACTTTGGGAAAGTTCGTGCCACGGCCCCTTTTTCCCTATGCAAAATCATACCAAATTGGGATAAGTTCAGTATGATTGGTGGGCTATCCAAGAAGGTGATCAACTTATTGGATTATAAGGTGAGAGAAGTTGGTAAATCGTACTATCTTCTATTTAATCTtgacttttttaaaaatgttgttGTGGGTCGTTGTAACAATGAAGATGGGTTTTGGGTCATGTTTATTCATTTTGGGAAATTGAGATTTTGGAAAATGGGTGATGAGAAATGGACACAAGTTGATGATGGGAGCGGACAATCTAATTATGTGCATATTGCTCTTCACAATGGAACAATATATGCTGTGGATTACACGGGACTGACTATAGCTGTTGATCCTTTGTCTTTGGAGGTTACTCAAGTTGCTTCTCATCCATATTTGGGTTTCCATAAGTACTTGGTGAATTCACTTGGGGATCTATTTCTGATTGATAAGGTTGAAGACTCTTCTGGTGGTGGAGAACCTTGTTTGAAAGTTTACAAGCTTGATGAAAAGAGAGGCGAATGGATTCCTGTGAATAGCTTGGGGGATCAGGTAATATTGTTGATGGGATCTGGTTGTTGCTGCTCTGTTTCAGCTAAAGATTTTGGTGGATTGAGGAGGAACTGCGTTTATTTCGGTGATCATTACTTCCGTGATGTTCAAAATGATTTCCCAAGGTGGCCTGTTGGCTTCTTTGACTTCGAGTACAATGTTGTTCAGCCCTTGAAATCTgttgatatcaaaattttcttgcCTAAACCAGCCTGGCTTTCGTGA